In Phycodurus eques isolate BA_2022a chromosome 10, UOR_Pequ_1.1, whole genome shotgun sequence, a genomic segment contains:
- the kcnab2a gene encoding voltage-gated potassium channel subunit beta-2 isoform X8 has translation MYPESTTDSPARLSLRQTGSPGMIYRNLGKSGLRVSCLGLGTWVTFGGQITDEMAEQLMTVAYENGINLFDTAEVYAAGKAEVVLGNIIKKKGWRRSSLVITTKIFWGGKAETERGLSRKHIIEGLKASLERLQLDYVDVVFANRPDPNTPMEETVRAMTHVINQGMAMYWGTSRWSPMEIMEAYSVARQFNQIPPICEQAEYHMFQREKVEVQLPELFHKIGVGAMTWSPLACGIISGKYDGRVPPYSRASLKGYQWLKDKILSEEGRRQQAKLKELQAIAERLGCTLPQLAIAWCLRNEGVSSVLLGASNTDQLMENIGAIQVLPKLSSSITHEVDSILGNKPYSKKDYRS, from the exons AAACCTTGGGAAGTCGGGACTGCGCGTGTCCTGCCTTGGATTAG GAACATGGGTGACATTTGGCGGGCAGATAACAGATGAG ATGGCAGAGCAGCTGATGACTGTGGCGTATGAAAATGGCATCAATCTGTTTGACACAGCCGAGGTCTATGCTGCTGGGAA GGCTGAGGTGGTGCTGGGGAAcatcataaaaaagaaaggatgGAG ACGCTCCAGTCTGGTGATAACAACAAAGATCTTTTGGGGAGGAAA AGCCGAGACTGAAAGAGGTTTATCTCGAAAACATATTATAGAAG GTTTAAAAGCTTCTCTGGAGCGACTGCAGTTAGACTACGTTGACGTAGTATTTGCGAACAGACCGGACCCCAACACACCTATGGAAG AAACGGTTCGCGCAATGACCCATGTGATAAATCAAGGGATGGCCATGTACTGGGGGACATCCCGCTGGAGCCCCATGGAGATAATG gAAGCATATTCTGTGGCACGACAATTCAATCAGATCCCTCCCATTTGCGAGCAGGCCGAGTATCACATGTTTCAGAGAGAAAAAGTGGAGGTGCAGCTACCCGAACTTTTCCATAAAATAG GTGTGGGGGCCATGACGTGGTCACCGCTGGCCTGTGGGATCATCTCAGGGAAATACGACGGAAGGGTGCCCCCGTACTCTCGGGCCTCTCTGAAG GGTTACCAGTGGTTGAAGGACAAGATCTTGAGCGAGGAGGGTCGGCGTCAGCAGGCGAAGTTGAAAGAGCTGCAGGCGATCGCGGAGCGGCTGGGCTGCACTCTGCCCCAACTCGCCATCG CGTGGTGTCTTCGTAACGAGGGGGTGAGCTCTGTCCTTTTAGGGGCGTCCAACACCGACCAGCTCATGGAGAACATTGGAGCCATTCAG GTTCTCCCGAAGCTGTCGTCGTCCATCACACACGAGGTGGACAGCATCCTGGGAAACAAGCCGTACAGTAAAAAAGACTACCGCTCTTAA
- the kcnab2a gene encoding voltage-gated potassium channel subunit beta-2 isoform X7: MYPESTTDSPARLSLRQTGSPGMIYRNLGKSGLRVSCLGLGTWVTFGGQITDEMAEQLMTVAYENGINLFDTAEVYAAGKAEVVLGNIIKKKGWRRSSLVITTKIFWGGKAETERGLSRKHIIEGLKASLERLQLDYVDVVFANRPDPNTPMEETVRAMTHVINQGMAMYWGTSRWSPMEIMEAYSVARQFNQIPPICEQAEYHMFQREKVEVQLPELFHKIGVGAMTWSPLACGIISGKYDGRVPPYSRASLKGYQWLKDKILSEEGRRQQAKLKELQAIAERLGCTLPQLAIGTQMHSAALSLSVCLSVLSGSDGPRSSCCPCCPLCVMFFLLFLYFKAKVGLIVNRPKINSCSSLHFIPVLV, from the exons AAACCTTGGGAAGTCGGGACTGCGCGTGTCCTGCCTTGGATTAG GAACATGGGTGACATTTGGCGGGCAGATAACAGATGAG ATGGCAGAGCAGCTGATGACTGTGGCGTATGAAAATGGCATCAATCTGTTTGACACAGCCGAGGTCTATGCTGCTGGGAA GGCTGAGGTGGTGCTGGGGAAcatcataaaaaagaaaggatgGAG ACGCTCCAGTCTGGTGATAACAACAAAGATCTTTTGGGGAGGAAA AGCCGAGACTGAAAGAGGTTTATCTCGAAAACATATTATAGAAG GTTTAAAAGCTTCTCTGGAGCGACTGCAGTTAGACTACGTTGACGTAGTATTTGCGAACAGACCGGACCCCAACACACCTATGGAAG AAACGGTTCGCGCAATGACCCATGTGATAAATCAAGGGATGGCCATGTACTGGGGGACATCCCGCTGGAGCCCCATGGAGATAATG gAAGCATATTCTGTGGCACGACAATTCAATCAGATCCCTCCCATTTGCGAGCAGGCCGAGTATCACATGTTTCAGAGAGAAAAAGTGGAGGTGCAGCTACCCGAACTTTTCCATAAAATAG GTGTGGGGGCCATGACGTGGTCACCGCTGGCCTGTGGGATCATCTCAGGGAAATACGACGGAAGGGTGCCCCCGTACTCTCGGGCCTCTCTGAAG GGTTACCAGTGGTTGAAGGACAAGATCTTGAGCGAGGAGGGTCGGCGTCAGCAGGCGAAGTTGAAAGAGCTGCAGGCGATCGCGGAGCGGCTGGGCTGCACTCTGCCCCAACTCGCCATCGGTACGCAGATGCATTCtgctgctctctctctttctgtctgtctgtccgtcctcTCTGGCTCAGACGGGCCGAGGTCATCATGTTGTCCGTGTTGTCCCCTCTGTGTGAtgttttttctattatttttatattttaaggcTAAGGTAGGGTTAATCGTTAAtagaccaaaaataaatagttgCTCGAGCCTTCACTTTATTCCTGTGTTAGTTTAG